The genome window CTGCCAAAGCATTTCCCTTTGACTGCGCCTTTTTTATGACTTAAAATTAAATATTTGAAGTTGAGCGCGGATTCATTCGTCCCGCTTTTACTTGGTTTTGTACACTTCCTGTACCTGCTCCAAAGCCTTCAAATCAGCCTCGTCCGCCCGATTTTTATAAATTTCCGGCTGTTCTTTAATCAGTCTTTGCTTACCTTCGACCAATTCCTTTAACAACTCCTTCGTCTGCTTCATATTCGCCGGATGCAGCGCCCGGTAAACCAAACTCGTTGCCATCCCGTAGCGATTGATTAAAAAGCGGTCGCCGAAGAAATTGTTCGGATTTTTCTTGTTATTCAGCACCGGACTGTTTTTCTTATTGGTTAAAAGCACTATCACCATTTGCTCTTTCGGGTCAATTACCGTCAGCGTTCCCGTCCAGCCGGTATGGCCGACGGTTGCCGCATCTGCCATCGGTGAAAACGCCCAGCTGTACCGGCCGTCTCCTTCCCGCCGCCAGCCAAGACCATAGGTGGAATTGCTGTCTTTGGGCTTAACAAACAAATCCTGCGTTGTCTTATCCCAAAATTGATATTGACCGTAGCCGCCTTCATTGAGCATAACCTGCGCCAGTTGAGCCAACTGCAAAGCATTGGCAAAGAGTCCGGCATGCCCGCTGACACCGTTCATGGAATAATACGCCTTTTCATCATGGACCGTACCCTGAATCGTACCGACCCGGTTGTTGCTGAAAGTCACCACGCCGTCGCGGGAATTGCCGTTTAATTCACTGGCAGCAATTTCATTGGCCCTAAAGCCGAATTGCAGCGGATTAAAAGTAATCCGGTCTAAGCCCAGCGGCCGGTAAAATTCGTCTTTCATATAGGTGTCTAAATCCTTGCCGCTGACCTTTTCCACAATCAATCCCAACAGCATATAATCAACGTCGGAATATACGGTTTTACTGCCCGGTTCATAAACTAACGGCGTTTTTAAAATCATTTCAGCAGTTTTGTTTCTTTCCTGCGAAAACAGGTCATTCTTGCCGTTGACGATTCCGTCGTCCTTATCGTAATTTTCATTAAAGTACTGGGGATCGGCCGGGAACCCGCCCTGATGCTCCAGCAGTTCACGAATCGTCAATTTATCCTTGCCTTTGATTTTGGCATCGGCTTCGTCCTTAAACTCCGGAAAATATTTACTGACCGGATCGCTGACCGCAATTTTTTTGTCTGCAACCAGCTTTTGCAGCGCATAATTCACCGAATACATCTTGGTATTGCTGGCTAAGTCAAATAAGGTCTGGTTCGTGACTTTGACTCTCTGCTCCAGCGGAATTGGCGTACCGTCGGGATAATAGCTGTTGACATAGCCAAAAGCCAGATTTTTAACCAGCCGCCCGTCCTTTAAGACAACCAGCTGCCCACCGGTGGAACCCTGCCGGACTTCGGCCTGCACAATATCCTCAAATAAGTTCATAATATTTCTATCCAGTACCTCTGAATAAAGTTTAGCCATATCAATTGACGGATAAGGAATCTGAACCTGCAGTTTGGGGTCATTCCCTTTCACGCCTGTTACCTGTAAAACATTCTGCGAATTATTGGTCAGTCCGGAAATATCAACCCGGTACGTGCCATTTTGGCGATACGCCGCCGTATTTACCGGCTGATAATTGACATACAGCTGAAAATCACTGACATTACGGACAGTTAAAATCAATGTGCCCTGACCGGCATAGCCTTTAAACTGATAAAAGGAATCGGTCAGAATCGAATCGTCCGCCTCTTTTAAGCTGAGCGGTAATGTAATATCCAGCGCGTATTTTTCCGGCTCAGCTTTCACTTCTGTCGCCTGAAGCACCGTTGACATAGAAAACAATAAAATCAACGACACCAGCCCCAATAAATTGATATAGTTTCGGTTTCTTGTTTTCATTCTCTTGTTTCCTTTCTTAAGTTTCTAACTTTTTCACTCCGCTTTCCCCCGCTGAAACAATACTGTTCCCACCCAGATGGCGCTGCCGCGGGAAAGCGGAGTGACCCCTTCTCATGGCCGCAGAATACCTGCTGCTGACCGGTTGCCTGTCTTAAAAGCTGACTAAACGTTCTTTACCTCTTCGTCTTTAATTACCAAATGAGTAATAACAAAACCGCCGATATAAGCAATAACTAAGCCGATAACATAATTAATCATACATTCCGGTTTCATGACAGCCGTAGCAACTAAGCCGGACGGTCCCCAGGCGTTAGCCATAACT of Lachnospiraceae bacterium oral taxon 500 contains these proteins:
- a CDS encoding penicillin binding protein PBP4B, which codes for MKTRNRNYINLLGLVSLILLFSMSTVLQATEVKAEPEKYALDITLPLSLKEADDSILTDSFYQFKGYAGQGTLILTVRNVSDFQLYVNYQPVNTAAYRQNGTYRVDISGLTNNSQNVLQVTGVKGNDPKLQVQIPYPSIDMAKLYSEVLDRNIMNLFEDIVQAEVRQGSTGGQLVVLKDGRLVKNLAFGYVNSYYPDGTPIPLEQRVKVTNQTLFDLASNTKMYSVNYALQKLVADKKIAVSDPVSKYFPEFKDEADAKIKGKDKLTIRELLEHQGGFPADPQYFNENYDKDDGIVNGKNDLFSQERNKTAEMILKTPLVYEPGSKTVYSDVDYMLLGLIVEKVSGKDLDTYMKDEFYRPLGLDRITFNPLQFGFRANEIAASELNGNSRDGVVTFSNNRVGTIQGTVHDEKAYYSMNGVSGHAGLFANALQLAQLAQVMLNEGGYGQYQFWDKTTQDLFVKPKDSNSTYGLGWRREGDGRYSWAFSPMADAATVGHTGWTGTLTVIDPKEQMVIVLLTNKKNSPVLNNKKNPNNFFGDRFLINRYGMATSLVYRALHPANMKQTKELLKELVEGKQRLIKEQPEIYKNRADEADLKALEQVQEVYKTK